In a single window of the Alphaproteobacteria bacterium genome:
- a CDS encoding NADH-quinone oxidoreductase subunit A encodes MDGLLREYLPVLIFLAIAVGISVAMLVASGVLAHQKPDSEKLSAYECGFEAFDDARSRFDVRFYLVAILFIIFDLEVAFLFPWAISLGEIGLFGFWSMIIFLGILTIGFIYEWRKGALEWE; translated from the coding sequence ATGGATGGGCTGTTGCGGGAATACCTGCCGGTATTGATATTCCTGGCGATTGCTGTCGGCATTTCAGTCGCAATGCTTGTGGCGAGCGGTGTTCTGGCGCACCAGAAACCCGATTCTGAAAAGCTGTCCGCCTATGAATGCGGGTTCGAGGCATTCGACGATGCGCGCAGTCGCTTCGACGTGCGGTTTTATCTCGTCGCCATCCTGTTCATCATTTTCGATCTTGAAGTGGCGTTTCTGTTCCCCTGGGCGATCTCGCTGGGGGAAATCGGCTTGTTCGGCTTCTGGTCGATGATCATTTTCCTGGGGATACTGACCATCGGCTTTATCTACGAATGGCGTAAAGGGGCCCTGGAATGGGAATAG
- a CDS encoding NADH-quinone oxidoreductase subunit B family protein, whose protein sequence is MGIEVPTHAPGAKDQAAAMQLVTDTLSDKGFIVANADKLVNWARTGSLWPMTFGLACCAVEMIHAYMPRYDLDRFGVVPRGSPRQSDVMIVAGTLTNKMAPALRKVYDQMAEPRWVISMGSCANGGGYYHYSYSVVRGCDRVVPVDIYVPGCPPTAEALVYGFLQLQKKIRRTGTIAR, encoded by the coding sequence ATGGGAATAGAAGTTCCCACGCACGCGCCCGGCGCGAAAGATCAGGCGGCGGCCATGCAACTCGTGACGGACACGCTGTCCGACAAGGGATTCATCGTCGCCAATGCCGATAAACTGGTGAACTGGGCGCGGACAGGGTCGCTCTGGCCGATGACTTTCGGTCTCGCCTGTTGCGCCGTTGAAATGATCCATGCCTATATGCCGCGCTACGATCTCGACCGGTTCGGCGTCGTGCCGCGCGGCAGCCCCCGACAGTCGGATGTCATGATCGTCGCGGGGACGCTGACCAACAAGATGGCGCCGGCGCTGCGCAAGGTTTACGACCAGATGGCGGAGCCCCGGTGGGTGATCTCCATGGGATCCTGCGCCAATGGCGGCGGCTATTACCATTATTCCTATTCCGTCGTTCGCGGGTGCGACCGGGTCGTGCCTGTCGATATTTATGTGCCCGGCTGTCCGCCCACCGCGGAGGCGTTGGTTTACGGATTTCTACAGTTGCAGAAAAAAATCAGGCGGACCGGCACGATCGCGCGTTAA
- a CDS encoding NADH-quinone oxidoreductase subunit C: protein MDEENQAALEELGAHIAAQLGTALLRRGLAKDELFIETRGEHLLRVMKFLRDDSNCLFKSLMDVCGVDFPELEKRFEVNYNLLSHKYNQRIRVKVRTDEDTPVPSVAGMYPSAGWFERECWDMYGVFFSDHVDLRRMLTDYGFEGHPLRKDFPLTGYVEVRYDDEQRRVVYEPVNLKQAFRSFDFLSPWEGMTRQLPGDEKAEASKD from the coding sequence ATGGACGAAGAAAATCAAGCCGCGCTCGAGGAATTAGGGGCGCATATCGCGGCTCAGTTGGGCACCGCCCTGCTGCGGCGCGGCCTGGCGAAGGATGAGCTTTTTATCGAGACCCGGGGCGAACACCTGCTACGGGTCATGAAGTTCCTGCGCGACGATTCGAACTGCCTGTTCAAGAGCCTCATGGATGTCTGCGGCGTCGATTTCCCCGAACTGGAAAAGCGGTTCGAGGTGAATTATAACCTGTTGAGCCACAAATATAACCAGCGTATCCGTGTGAAGGTCCGCACCGACGAGGATACGCCCGTGCCGTCCGTCGCCGGAATGTATCCGTCGGCGGGGTGGTTCGAACGCGAATGCTGGGACATGTACGGCGTTTTCTTTTCCGACCATGTCGACCTGCGCCGCATGCTGACCGATTACGGTTTCGAAGGGCATCCGCTACGCAAGGATTTTCCGCTAACGGGGTATGTCGAAGTACGCTATGACGATGAACAACGCCGCGTCGTCTATGAACCGGTGAATCTGAAACAGGCGTTCCGGTCGTTCGATTTCCTCAGCCCCTGGGAGGGGATGACACGGCAATTGCCCGGTGACGAGAAAGCGGAAGCGAGCAAGGACTGA
- a CDS encoding HU family DNA-binding protein: MNKNDLIAAVADSAGLNKADASKAVDAVFDSVSGALKGGDTVRLVGFGTFSVTKRAASQGRNPRTGDPIKIPASNQPKFKAGKGLKDAVN, encoded by the coding sequence GTGAATAAGAATGATCTTATTGCGGCTGTTGCAGACAGTGCCGGCCTGAACAAAGCCGACGCGAGCAAGGCAGTCGATGCAGTTTTCGATTCCGTTTCGGGCGCACTAAAGGGGGGAGATACTGTCCGCCTCGTCGGGTTTGGCACCTTTAGCGTGACGAAACGCGCTGCGTCCCAGGGGCGCAATCCCCGGACAGGTGACCCTATAAAGATTCCGGCGTCGAACCAGCCCAAGTTCAAGGCCGGCAAGGGTCTGAAGGATGCGGTAAACTAA